In Eleutherodactylus coqui strain aEleCoq1 chromosome 4, aEleCoq1.hap1, whole genome shotgun sequence, the following are encoded in one genomic region:
- the LOC136626451 gene encoding late histone H2A.L3-like has product MSGRGKKTVKSTAAKSSRSAKAGLQFPVGRIHRFLKNGSYAERIGSGASIYLAATLEYLCAEVLELAGNAARDNKKSRIMPRHIQLAVRNDEELSKLFDGVTIADGGVLPNIHSVLLPKKTITPKVVESQEI; this is encoded by the coding sequence ATGTCCGGTCGTGGCAAGAAGACGGTGAAATCCACAGCTGCTAAGTCCTCCAGATCTGCCAAGGCCGGGCTCCAGTTCCCAGTGGGCCGTATCCACCGGTTCCTGAAGAATGGAAGCTATGCGGAGAGGATCGGCTCTGGTGCCAGCATCTACCTAGCTGCCACCCTGGAATACCTGTGTGCCGAGGTCCTGGAGCTGGCGGGAAACGCGGCCAGAGACAACAAGAAATCCCGGATCATGCCCAGACACATCCAACTGGCGGTCAGGAACGACGAGGAACTGTCCAAACTGTTTGATGGGGTCACCATTGCAGATGGAGGCGTCCTGCCAAATATCCACTCCGTCCTTCTGCCCAAGAAGACTATAACACCTAAAGTCGTAGAGTCTCAGGAAATCTAA